The Candidatus Koribacter versatilis Ellin345 genome has a segment encoding these proteins:
- a CDS encoding TonB-dependent receptor, whose product MGFKRILSVLLLCWLCMAGFLFAQSDRATVTGAARDASGAVLPGVKVEVTNIATNLVSTAVTNTDGIYRISNLPIGNYTLVFSHEGFKAVERKEVTLMTSQIAEINAVLQIGVATEVVEVTGVTPMLQSQDATVSANLDAKAVTELPLNVQGSRNLSNFMFAYVPGVEGGDYSSHINGSVALSKEVMIDGTSAVSQLGGYISESQPPMEAVQEFQADTAGIGADAGRSGGGVFRYEMKSGTNAIHGSLFGFLHSTSLDALSASNRLAVVTDPANAGAYLKKSDSLSDWGGSFGGAIIKDKLFYFVSFERYMQANWALGPNSRTVPTDAMMGLNADGSVAQYADLSKLLTTSVTHGNDPCGNAVYRGSVFNPATNCVFVNNQIPTNLISKTSAQILQLYHNYYAPESDLPTNNAGNAYNPDPWFHNTQTSVKIDYNFSDKNHLNGSYYYDNYPRINADQGGAWSANSPYGGPMANAYWHNTTAPSVRLSDSHMFTPNVLNVAHFTWNRFRNPSIAVSQSDNWDNKLGFYDGAGNFPLITYSSGMYTNWSPNVNGWYYSNLGSQFNDYYAANTYIYNDEVAWTKGRHAMKFGAEFRAMQFNSHPDSETFNNITFDPTSTASSTWYNYGWNEVGSSFASFLLGDVYQATGTAVDPQYGRRKAFSLYAMDDFRVNDRLTVNMSLRWDYNSPYKEKYGHWSSWVTDAMNQVSGTMGQYQYLTRGDESFEKRQQWANFGPHVGAAYKINEKTVVRGSVSVFFVPLNMNTWGGIPYQQTGNPGYYQHSIQQNFNWDNGYQPVLSQVQKPDYTQWGVVMIDPRSLTPGNTQQYQIGVQRELTRDTKLEAVWIQSHSYHLQSGTVNTNQPTVENMQNYVLHGEFPADYNHYWDAGGPGWQGITPYPQIAVGYGPMFSVGSPLGNSDYKSFQASVTKRASKGLSLMGSYNWSQAHGDVDSSMGELWWAGAIQNVYDLKNEAKDIAGFDMTHIVKGYVIYDLPFGHGQAFGGNVSTPVDYLIGGWSLNGSFHYNTGTPISVHSTNSYPGYNAVYVNMVAGCDPTNGSAKLYKQWLNAACFANPANAELGTAGNFQDFLRNPGLATEDIGLHKGLAFGPDGRYNFTFRLEFFNIFNRHQFAGPDTNLGSPTFGQITGYTGFGGRTGQFGARFTF is encoded by the coding sequence ATGGGTTTTAAGCGGATACTGAGTGTCCTGTTGCTCTGCTGGTTATGCATGGCAGGGTTTTTGTTTGCGCAGTCGGACCGGGCCACGGTCACGGGAGCTGCGCGTGATGCGTCCGGAGCGGTATTGCCGGGCGTAAAAGTCGAAGTCACCAACATAGCCACCAATTTGGTTTCAACCGCTGTAACTAATACGGACGGCATTTATCGTATTTCGAACCTGCCCATCGGCAACTACACGCTGGTGTTTTCACACGAAGGGTTCAAGGCGGTCGAGCGAAAAGAAGTAACGCTCATGACCAGCCAGATCGCTGAAATTAATGCAGTGTTGCAAATCGGCGTGGCTACGGAGGTCGTGGAAGTCACGGGCGTCACTCCGATGCTGCAATCGCAAGATGCGACGGTGTCGGCCAACCTGGACGCCAAAGCGGTCACGGAGTTGCCGCTGAACGTGCAGGGAAGCCGCAACCTCTCGAATTTCATGTTTGCTTATGTTCCGGGCGTTGAAGGCGGCGATTACAGCTCGCATATCAACGGCAGCGTGGCATTGAGCAAAGAAGTGATGATTGATGGAACCTCGGCTGTTTCGCAGTTGGGCGGCTACATCAGCGAATCGCAGCCACCGATGGAAGCAGTTCAGGAATTCCAGGCGGACACCGCGGGCATTGGGGCCGATGCGGGCCGCAGCGGCGGCGGCGTGTTCCGGTATGAAATGAAGTCGGGAACGAACGCAATCCATGGGAGCCTATTTGGGTTTCTGCATTCGACATCCCTCGATGCGTTGAGTGCCTCGAACCGGTTGGCAGTGGTCACTGATCCGGCAAATGCCGGCGCTTACCTGAAAAAGAGCGATAGCCTCTCTGACTGGGGCGGGAGCTTTGGCGGGGCAATCATCAAGGACAAGCTGTTTTATTTCGTCTCGTTCGAACGCTATATGCAGGCGAACTGGGCGCTGGGCCCGAATTCGCGCACCGTTCCTACGGACGCGATGATGGGTCTGAATGCTGACGGCAGCGTGGCGCAATACGCCGATCTGAGCAAGTTGCTGACGACGAGCGTAACCCACGGCAACGATCCCTGCGGCAATGCGGTTTATCGCGGATCGGTTTTCAATCCCGCGACGAACTGCGTGTTCGTGAACAACCAGATTCCAACCAACCTAATCAGCAAGACGTCGGCGCAGATCCTGCAGCTTTATCACAACTATTACGCGCCTGAGTCGGACCTGCCTACGAACAACGCGGGGAATGCCTATAACCCCGATCCGTGGTTCCACAACACGCAGACCAGCGTGAAGATCGACTACAACTTCAGCGATAAGAACCACCTCAACGGTTCTTATTACTATGACAACTATCCGCGTATCAACGCCGACCAGGGCGGTGCGTGGTCCGCGAACTCGCCGTACGGCGGACCGATGGCGAATGCCTATTGGCACAACACCACGGCGCCTTCGGTACGCTTGAGCGACAGCCACATGTTCACGCCGAACGTGCTCAACGTGGCGCATTTCACGTGGAACCGCTTCCGCAATCCGAGCATCGCGGTTTCGCAGTCGGACAACTGGGACAACAAGCTGGGCTTCTACGATGGCGCCGGCAACTTCCCGCTCATCACCTACAGCTCCGGCATGTACACCAACTGGAGCCCGAACGTTAATGGTTGGTACTACTCCAACCTGGGCAGCCAGTTCAACGACTACTACGCAGCGAACACCTATATCTACAACGATGAAGTTGCATGGACCAAGGGTCGCCACGCGATGAAGTTCGGCGCGGAGTTCCGGGCGATGCAGTTCAACAGTCATCCGGATTCCGAGACGTTCAACAACATAACGTTTGACCCAACCTCCACCGCGTCCTCAACTTGGTACAACTACGGCTGGAACGAAGTCGGCAGCTCGTTCGCGAGCTTCCTGCTGGGCGATGTCTACCAGGCCACGGGAACCGCAGTGGATCCGCAGTATGGACGTCGCAAAGCGTTCTCGCTTTATGCGATGGACGACTTCCGCGTCAACGACAGGCTGACCGTTAACATGAGCCTGCGCTGGGATTACAACAGTCCATATAAAGAGAAATACGGTCACTGGTCGAGCTGGGTGACCGACGCGATGAATCAAGTGTCTGGCACAATGGGCCAGTATCAGTACCTGACGAGGGGAGACGAGTCCTTCGAAAAACGGCAGCAGTGGGCGAACTTCGGCCCGCATGTGGGCGCAGCCTACAAGATCAACGAGAAGACGGTTGTTCGCGGCAGCGTCTCGGTGTTCTTCGTACCGCTGAACATGAATACCTGGGGCGGCATTCCTTACCAGCAGACCGGCAACCCTGGTTACTACCAACACAGCATTCAACAGAACTTCAACTGGGACAACGGCTACCAGCCAGTGTTGTCGCAGGTGCAGAAGCCTGACTACACGCAGTGGGGCGTGGTCATGATCGATCCGCGGTCGCTGACTCCGGGTAACACGCAGCAGTACCAGATCGGCGTGCAACGCGAGTTAACGCGTGACACGAAGCTGGAAGCGGTGTGGATCCAGAGCCACAGCTACCATCTGCAAAGCGGTACGGTGAACACCAACCAGCCAACTGTGGAGAACATGCAGAACTACGTCCTCCACGGAGAATTTCCGGCCGACTACAACCACTATTGGGATGCGGGTGGTCCGGGATGGCAGGGAATCACGCCTTATCCGCAGATCGCGGTGGGATATGGTCCGATGTTCTCGGTGGGATCTCCGCTCGGCAACTCCGATTACAAGAGCTTCCAGGCGAGCGTGACCAAGCGCGCGTCGAAGGGGCTCTCGCTGATGGGCAGCTACAACTGGTCTCAGGCACACGGCGACGTGGATTCGAGCATGGGCGAGTTATGGTGGGCGGGCGCCATTCAAAACGTGTACGACCTGAAGAACGAGGCGAAGGACATCGCCGGGTTCGACATGACGCACATCGTGAAGGGCTATGTCATCTATGACCTACCATTCGGTCACGGACAAGCGTTCGGCGGGAATGTGAGCACGCCGGTCGACTACCTGATCGGCGGATGGAGCTTGAACGGCAGCTTCCACTACAACACGGGCACGCCGATCTCGGTGCACTCGACCAACTCGTATCCTGGCTACAACGCGGTGTACGTGAACATGGTTGCGGGTTGCGATCCGACGAACGGCAGCGCGAAGTTGTATAAACAGTGGCTGAACGCAGCTTGCTTCGCAAATCCGGCCAATGCAGAGCTAGGCACGGCCGGCAACTTCCAGGACTTCCTGCGGAATCCTGGGCTGGCAACCGAAGATATCGGTCTGCATAAAGGACTCGCGTTCGGACCGGACGGACGGTACAACTTCACCTTCCGCCTGGAATTCTTCAACATCTTCAACCGTCACCAGTTTGCTGGTCCCGATACGAACCTCGGCAGCCCCACGTTTGGCCAGATTACCGGCTATACCGGGTTCGGAGGACGTACTGGCCAGTTTGGTGCGCGCTTTACCTTCTAG
- the polX gene encoding DNA polymerase/3'-5' exonuclease PolX has product MENRQLANIFYETADLMEVQGDDPFRIRSYRRAAEALESQPTQIADIISDDKAVLAIPGIGKGMLLNLQEIFREGRLKLHAELLEKYRPSMLELLKIQGLGPKTIALIWSAFQVSDLAGVETLAREGKLRTLPRLSEKTEQKILKSIETYRSISGRFLIDTADQTAEKMIAHLREVKGVEKITPAGSLRRGRETVGDLDILVTGPCAKNEQQRDAVIEHILKFPGILDILVKGENKVSFKLRTGMQVDVRILPPESFGAAMQYFTGSKNHNVTLRQRALKMGYTLNEYGLAKLDDNSIVASHTEDEIYAKLGLDCPPPEMRENCGEIELADKHELPCLIEEKDIRGDVHMHTVETDGRNTIEEMAQAAKARGYEYIAITDHSKNLAMANGLDDRRALEHIKRIRRASDQLEGITIFAGIECDILADGAMDLSDEVLAQMDIVIASVHSHFSQERAEMTERVLKAIANPHVSLLGHPTGRLLLRRDAYALDMDAVMKAAAQHRVAMELNASPDRLDLSDVHLRMARERGIPLVINTDAHHTSHFDLLKYGILQARRAWLTKKNVLNTLPIEKFKQALKKDWSSAA; this is encoded by the coding sequence GTGGAGAACCGACAGCTCGCCAACATCTTTTACGAGACCGCCGACCTCATGGAGGTCCAGGGCGACGACCCCTTCCGCATTCGCTCCTACCGCCGCGCCGCCGAAGCCCTCGAAAGTCAGCCCACCCAGATCGCCGACATCATCTCCGACGACAAAGCCGTCCTCGCCATTCCCGGCATCGGCAAAGGCATGCTGCTAAACCTCCAGGAAATTTTCCGCGAAGGCCGTCTGAAGCTCCATGCCGAGCTCCTCGAAAAATATCGCCCCTCGATGCTCGAGCTATTGAAGATTCAAGGCCTCGGCCCCAAGACCATCGCACTCATCTGGAGCGCCTTCCAGGTCAGCGACCTCGCCGGCGTCGAAACCCTCGCGCGCGAGGGCAAACTCCGCACCCTGCCCCGCTTGAGTGAAAAGACTGAGCAGAAGATTCTCAAGTCCATCGAGACCTATCGCAGCATCTCCGGCCGCTTCCTCATAGACACCGCCGACCAGACCGCCGAGAAAATGATCGCCCACCTCCGAGAGGTGAAAGGCGTGGAGAAGATCACGCCCGCCGGATCCCTACGCCGTGGCCGCGAAACCGTCGGCGATCTCGACATCCTCGTCACCGGCCCCTGCGCCAAAAACGAGCAACAGCGCGACGCCGTTATCGAGCACATCCTCAAATTTCCCGGCATCCTCGACATCCTCGTCAAGGGCGAGAACAAGGTCAGCTTCAAACTTCGCACCGGCATGCAGGTAGATGTCCGCATCCTTCCCCCCGAGTCGTTCGGTGCTGCGATGCAATACTTCACCGGCTCCAAGAACCACAACGTCACGTTGCGCCAGCGCGCTCTCAAGATGGGCTATACCCTCAACGAGTACGGTCTCGCCAAGCTCGACGACAATTCGATCGTCGCCAGCCATACCGAAGATGAGATCTACGCCAAGCTCGGCCTCGACTGCCCTCCTCCAGAAATGCGCGAGAACTGCGGCGAAATCGAACTTGCCGACAAACACGAACTCCCGTGCCTTATCGAAGAGAAAGATATCCGCGGCGACGTCCACATGCACACCGTCGAAACCGACGGACGCAACACCATCGAGGAGATGGCTCAAGCTGCGAAAGCTCGCGGCTATGAATACATCGCCATCACCGACCACTCCAAGAACCTCGCCATGGCCAACGGCCTCGATGACAGGCGCGCATTAGAGCACATCAAGCGCATCCGCCGCGCCAGCGATCAGCTCGAAGGCATCACCATCTTCGCCGGCATCGAATGCGACATCCTCGCCGACGGCGCCATGGATCTCTCCGACGAAGTCCTGGCCCAAATGGACATCGTCATCGCCAGCGTCCACTCCCATTTCTCACAGGAGCGCGCCGAGATGACCGAGCGCGTCCTCAAAGCCATCGCCAATCCGCACGTCAGCCTCCTCGGCCATCCCACCGGTCGCCTGCTCCTCCGCCGCGACGCCTACGCCCTCGACATGGACGCCGTGATGAAAGCCGCCGCCCAGCACAGAGTCGCCATGGAACTCAACGCCAGTCCCGATCGCCTCGACCTCAGCGACGTCCACCTCCGCATGGCCCGCGAGCGCGGCATCCCGTTAGTCATCAACACCGACGCCCACCACACCTCGCACTTCGATCTTCTGAAATACGGCATCCTGCAAGCCCGCCGCGCCTGGCTCACAAAGAAAAATGTGCTGAACACGCTACCGATAGAAAAGTTCAAACAAGCGCTCAAGAAAGATTGGTCTTCTGCCGCATAA
- a CDS encoding DUF4352 domain-containing protein: protein MPETNSATSKAQEPEYDAGHVPMTEEMDDAKHRLPPMAPVLIALAVIALVIGIAAYLFRAKPLANGTIKDVVAVELNTHDTSFVAINVRLNNISSDTLYIKAIKAEIVTPSGSFVDDAASATDYPRYLAAYPDLKSAVGEPLKVETKIAPGTSAEGSVLVTFPVTKEVFDKNTGLTVTIIPYDHPSINITKR from the coding sequence ATGCCCGAGACCAATTCCGCTACAAGCAAAGCTCAAGAGCCCGAGTACGACGCTGGTCACGTCCCCATGACCGAGGAGATGGATGACGCGAAACACCGCTTGCCACCCATGGCTCCGGTGCTGATCGCCTTGGCCGTCATCGCGCTGGTCATTGGGATTGCGGCCTATCTCTTCCGCGCTAAGCCCCTTGCGAACGGCACCATCAAAGACGTCGTGGCCGTCGAGCTCAATACCCACGACACCAGCTTCGTGGCCATCAACGTCCGACTCAACAACATCAGCAGCGACACTCTCTATATCAAGGCGATCAAAGCCGAGATCGTCACGCCCTCCGGCAGTTTTGTGGACGACGCCGCCAGCGCCACCGACTATCCGCGCTACCTCGCTGCCTACCCCGATCTCAAAAGCGCTGTCGGTGAACCCCTGAAAGTGGAAACCAAAATTGCCCCCGGCACCTCTGCGGAAGGCAGCGTTCTGGTCACGTTCCCGGTTACGAAAGAAGTTTTCGACAAGAACACCGGCCTGACCGTCACCATCATTCCCTACGACCACCCATCCATCAACATCACGAAACGATAG